The proteins below come from a single Tachypleus tridentatus isolate NWPU-2018 chromosome 13, ASM421037v1, whole genome shotgun sequence genomic window:
- the LOC143238184 gene encoding uncharacterized protein LOC143238184 isoform X2: MAYDWAVEKEGYLSHFKLVFLLKLRYMNLDLHDTVVEQVLQELKWHGHKDVLWDYIRQHQSEVLFLLDGYDEMTEEQKSVGTISRLLSGVTVPEATVIITSRPVAVSEIIKHCDRKCELRGISELNVNKFLSQFFHSEDTVEGAEQEKNFISFLMKLFSTDNVSLKFLTQNPMMLHFLCALLKQNQSLSISVDMDKTCFTTGVYLGILECFFERYLLRNSFLTLYSKQAVFHEMLQELGSLCLCALKTGNYKLEESKINNLKFAACLKEMGLLHLVSQTKSKEHTLELMHISFYDFLASYYLNSLSAEQRKYELNNFFQSVTMKKETLPLQMFVFLVGLLRDNAYQFTSCLPFDIYGALNQTEIIKHVCQLASECTDTDENFHALQHFLPENLVLDNLVTMHSTASIIPGIVRLLASPTCRVKQIIICSDTILDFSITAKDAYHKLLSGLKKNTSIVSVDLKMYTSFGRFEIYENMDILKTGFSEFCCFGLDGKELEEVKIKFDTGLEAISREVFALLSKCCSLKILQLQNHTKHMKDVKVVHKDNLESSLKQCKNIQSLSLKGMKYSFEEWKLVTSILAEKKVKSLAMSTVRDTKHKENLLRKLKKAVIFRREGRCSDSPSHVSEYHNLFRFLHNKQCIIEKLDLSENILKKEDVMCLTAALTVNRSLRVLILHNSLIKFNYLCPLLNTLHIHSKCITLEELLLGSAMILSAKEKVINALSLAVKTTVSLKTLTLKGWNFQISKEETVQNLIDSLNTSCLANTKIVNCCFSINLHTVGIKGSKLSFPTQIHSKNLKRLHVDGIQVQVDEGPSVNWIAQLKSFSFAQNLQELQLIYRNLDDIGDDEFTQLWQTLREMKNLKRLELSTCSILIKNPESCLFAFREVMFGHELEHLSLHFKIECEKDLQQGLFTEEAFFHHLLFEIVSCLPCLTEISFFWVNLAISQLQQNSCNNIVIMNPQDNFLWKGNLKSLVKGLCLRKELKLLTGFWPRSVVNELINVIKQSWHLNYDTVWDNQKRLTSIILKPKQE, translated from the coding sequence TAGACCTTCATGATACTGTGGTTGAGCAAGTACTTCAAGAACTGAAATGGCATGGTCACAAAGATGTGCTATGGGATTATATTAGACAACACCAATCAGAGGTACTATTCTTACTTGATGGATATGATGAGATGACAGAGGAACAGAAGTCAGTTGGAACCATCTCTCGTCTTCTTAGTGGAGTCACTGTTCCTGAGGCCACAGTAATAATCACATCCAGACCAGTAGCAGTCAGTGAAATCATCAAACACTGTGACAGAAAATGTGAACTTCGGGGCATCAGTGaactaaatgttaataaatttctCAGTCAGTTTTTTCACAGTGAGGATACCGTTGAAGGAGCGGAGCAAGAAAagaatttcatttcatttcttaTGAAACTGTTTTCAACTGATAATGTTAGTCTGAAGTTTTTGACTCAGAACCCTATGATGTTGCATTTTCTTTGTGCCTTACTGAAACAAAATCAGTCCCTCAGTATTTCTGTTGACATGGATAAGACATGTTTTACAACAGGGGTGTACTTGGGAATATTGGAATGTTTCTTTGAAAGATATCTTTTGAGGAACTCATTCTTGACTTTGTATTCAAAACAAGCAGTTTTTCATGAAATGCTACAGGAATTAGGCAGTCTCTGTCTTTGTGCTTTGAAGACAGGAAACTATAAACTAGAagaatcaaaaataaataatttgaagtttGCTGCTTGCCTAAAAGAAATGGGTCTTCTTCATCTGGTATCACAAACTAAGAGTAAAGAACACACACTGGAACTGATgcatatttcattttatgattttttagcTTCCTACTACTTAAACTCTTTAAGTGCTGAACAAAGGAAGTATGAGCTCAACAATTTTTTTCAGTCTGTTACAATGAAGAAAGAAACACTTCCTCTTCAgatgtttgtgtttttagtgGGACTGCTAAGAGACAATGCTTATCAATTtacaagctgccttccttttgATATTTATGGAGCGTTAAATCAAACAGAAATCATTAAGCATGTGTGTCAGCTTGCTTCTGAATGCACAGATACTGATGAAAATTTTCATGCTCTTCAACATTTTCTACCAGAAAACTTGGTGTTGGACAATTTGGTAACTATGCATTCTACAGCAAGTATCATTCCTGGAATAGTTAGGCTTCTGGCAAGTCCAACCTGTAGAGTGAAACAAATAATCATTTGTTCTGACACAATCCTTGATTTCAGTATCACAGCAAAAGATGCATACCATAAGCTTCTtagtggtttaaaaaaaaatacatctatTGTGAGTGTTGACCTTAAAATGTACACATCATTTGGACgttttgaaatatatgaaaacatGGACATTCTGAAGACTGGATTTTCAGAATTTTGCTGCTTTGGGCTTGACGGAAAAGAACTAGAAGAAGTGAAAATAAAGTTTGACACTGGACTTGAAGCTATATCAAGAGAAGTGTTTGCTCTCCTTAGTAAATGCTGTTCATTAAAAATTCTCCAACTTCAAAACCATACAAAGCATATGAAAGATGTAAAAGTTGTCCATAAAGACAACCTTGAGTCAAGTCTGAAgcagtgtaaaaacatacaatcTTTGTCTTTGAAAGGAATGAAATACAGTTTTGAGGAATGGAAATTGGTTACGAGCATTCTGgcagaaaaaaaagtgaaatctTTAGCAATGTCCACTGTGAGAGATACGAAGCACAAAGAAAACTTGTTGCGAAAGCTTAAAAAAGCTGTTATTTTTAGGAGAGAAGGCAGATGTTCCGATTCACCTTCACATGTGTCCGAATATCATAATCTTTTCAGATTTCTTCATAATAAGCAGTGTATTATAGAGAAACTTGATCTgtcagaaaacattttaaaaaaggagGATGTAATGTGTTTAACTGCAGCACTAACAGTAAACAGATCTTTACGTGTCCTCATTCTACATAATTCGCTTATCAAGTTTAATTATCTCTGTCCCCTTTTGAACACACTTCACATTCATTCTAAGTGTATAACACTGGAAGAGCTCCTTCTAGGCTCTGCAATGATTCTGTCAGCCAAGGAAAAAGTTATAAATGCACTTTCTCTTGCTGTGAAAACAACTGTAAGCCTGAAAACTCTTACACTGAAAGGTTGgaattttcaaatttctaaagAGGAAACTGTTCAAAATCTCATTGATAGTTTAAATACAAGTTGCTTAGCGAATACAAAAATTGTAAACTGCTGTTTTAGTATTAATTTACATACAGTTGGAATAAAaggttcaaagttgtcatttccTACCCAGATTCATTCAAAAAACTTGAAACGTTTACATGTTGATGGAATTCAAGTACAAGTAGATGAGGGACCATCTGTTAATTGGATAGCCCAGTTGAAATCTTTCAGTTTTGCTCAAAACTTACAAGAGCTGCAACTTATCTACAGGAATCTAGATGATATAGGTGATGATGAGTTTACACAGTTATGGCAAACGTTACGTGAAATGAAAAACCTAAAACGTTTGGAGTTGTCAACTTGTAGTATTTTGATCAAAAATCCAGAGAGCTGCCTGTTTGCATTTAGAGAGGTAATGTTTGGCCATGAGCTAGAACACTTGTCCCTTCATTTTAAGATAGAGTGTGAGAAAGATTTGCAGCAGGGTTTATTTACCGAAGAAGCTTTCTTCCACCATCTTTTGTTTGAAATTGTGTCTTGTCTTCCTTGTTTGACTGAAATCAGCTTTTTTTGGGTAAATCTGGCCATAAGCCAGTTACAAcagaattcttgtaataatattgttataatgaaTCCTCAGGACAACTTTCTGTGGAAAGGTAATTTAAAATCTCTGGTAAAAGGACTGTGTCTAAGGAAAGAATTAAAACTACTTACAGGTTTTTGGCCACGAAGTGTTGTGAATGAacttattaatgtaattaaacagTCCTGGCATCTTAACTATGACACTGTGTGGGACAATCAAAAAAGACTCACTAGTATTATTTTGAAACCTAAACAAGAATAa